One window from the genome of Malus domestica chromosome 01, GDT2T_hap1 encodes:
- the LOC114822626 gene encoding uncharacterized protein, protein MASNSILCCSSHLNPSLFVVVFCLFVHCYSYGEQGPYNSFTVSSFSYPPTTIGPSGFRYIRVEMPPWFSSIAMNSNVELAAGDIEKVPKVELPLICFRAGSLPLPYVNTSLVNSAVLAPLYNGSYKGIQALQSSQQCYPMQKNFTLKLTNEQISPGVWYFGLFNGIGPTRTQSKMINRAPSYSFSANITVEGCTTLTMWGPDCNQTINTLSCAQSNSYSAADNSSEAVGVSHELKILAKDVWLNVTSSDNTKNVGRWYVTVLPLNVSKELEGSLDTDTKVCYSLESKLLECPEGKAGANCTWEMYTLQTSLRKGSSYFEYYYLLISEKVPPESANFPLDRLLTNSSHGGQPEETWTYFVMDIPRGAAGGHMHIRLNSDDKVNYEVYARYGGLPSLASWDYFYSNRTSSSHGSMFFNLYNSSEDKVDFYILYIREGTWGFGLKHLITTSDASKVPTIMSVSLERCPRRCSSHGKCETALDASGLASYSFCSCDPDHGGFDCSIELVTPHGHVWQSIFLIASNAAAALPAFWALRQKALAEWVIFTSSGIASGIYHACDVGTWCPLAFGVLQFMDVWLSFMAVGSTFVYLGTVEDDLKRALHTAVALLTALMVYTKARRPGNIILVIVIGTIALLIGWLIELSTKFRSFSFSTRFSLNMLERWVSLERLQAVNGWLKNLIKTTFRRFRWGFILAGLVALAIAASSWVLETNESYWIWHSIWHMTIYTSSFFFLCSKESPASTVDTENQIPPTGAYELTRQDSFSRGE, encoded by the exons atggcttcgaattcgaTTCTTTGTTGCTCTTCCCATTTAAATCCCAGCCTATTCGTCGTCGTTTTCTGCTTATTCGTCCACTGCTATTCGTATGGCGAACAGGGGCCGTACAACAGCTTCACTGTCTCCAGCTTCAGCTACCCGCCAACCACAATTGGACCCTCTGGATTTCGATATATTAGAG TTGAAATGCCACCATGGTTCTCGTCGATAGCAATGAATTCGAACGTGGAACTT GCTGCTGGAGACATAGAAAAGGTTCCTAAAGTTGAGTTACCATTGATTTGCTTCCGAGCTGGTAGCCTCCCACTGCCGTATGTTAACACTTCTCTAGTGAATTCAG CAGTTCTCGCTCCCCTCTACAATGGTTCCTATAAGGGAATACAAGCTCTTCAGAGTTCACAGCAGTGCTATCCTATGCAAAAGAATTTTACACTCAAGTTGACAAATGAGCAG ATTTCTCCAGGAGTTTGGTATTTCGGTCTTTTCAATGGAATTGGACCTACAAGGACACAATCAAAGATG ATTAATCGCGCCCCATCATACTCATTCAGTGCCAATATCACTGTGGAAGGATGTACGACCCTAACCATGTGGGGCCCAGACTGCAATCAGACAATTAACACACTTTCATGTGCTCAATCTAACAGTTACAGTGCTGCAGACAATTCTTCAGAAGCTG TGGGAGTATCACACGAGTTGAAAATTTTGGCGAAGGATGTTTGGTTAAATGTAACATCTTCAGATAACACCAAGAAT GTCGGTCGCTGGTATGTTACTGTTTTACCTCTCAACGTTTCAAAAGAGCTTGAAGGGAGTCTGGATACTGACACAAAAGTTTGTTATTCCTTGGAATCAAAACTGCTTGAATGTCCGGAGGGCAAGGCCGGAGCAAATTGTACATGGGAAATGTACACCCTTCAG ACATCACTGAGGAAAGGTTCAAGCTACTTTGAATACTACTATTTACTCATCAGTGAAAAAGTACCTCCTGAGTCAGCCAATTTTCCTCTTGATCGTCTTTTAACCAACTCCTCGCATGGCGGACAACCAGAAGAAACATGGACTTACTTTGTGATGGACATTCCCCGTGGAGCAGCTGGAGGACATATGCACATTCGATTAAACTCTGATGACAAGGTTAACTATGAAGTATATGCTAGATACGGTGGATTACCATCTCTTGCTAGCTGGGACTATTTTTATTCGAACAGGACAAGCAGTAGCCATGGCTCCAtgttttttaacttatataatTCAAGTGAAGACAAGGTCGATTTTTACATTTTGTACATTAGAGAAGGAACTTGGGGTTTTGGTCTAAAGCATCTCATCACCACCAGTGATGCTTCGAAAGTTCCGACTATCATGTCTGTTTCCCTTGAAAGATGCCCGAGAAGGTGCTCTTCACATGGAAAATGCGAAACTGCGTTGGATGCTAGTGGATTGGCATCATACAG ctTCTGCTCATGTGATCCAGATCATGGTGGCTTTGACTGTAGCATtgaacttgtaacacctcatg GGCACGTATGGCAATCCATTTTTCTTATTGCGTCAAATGCTGCAGCAGCACTTCCTGCATTTTGGGCCCTTCGACAGAAG GCATTGGCAGAGTGGGTGATATTTACATCTAGTGGAATTGCAAGCGGAATATATCATGCATGTGATGTGGGAACCTGGTGTCCTCTGGCTTTTGGTGTCTTACAG TTCATGGACGTCTGGCTTTCTTTCATGGCCGTAGGGAGCACATTTGTGTACCTAGGCACAGTTGAGGACGATCTTAAGAGAGCATTACACACAGCCGTTGCACTTCTTACTGCACTCATGGTTTATACTAAGGCCAGAAG GCCGGGGAATATTATTCTAGTTATAGTAATTGGAACCATTGCTCTTCTTATTGGGTGGCTGATAGAATTGTCAACCAAGTTTAGGTCATTTTCATTTTCGACCAGATTCTCCTTAAATATGCTTGAGAGGTGGGTATCCTTGGAACG ACTCCAAGCTGTTAACGGATGGCTCAAGAATCTCATTAAGACAACTTTTAGAAGATTTCGCTGGGGTTTTATACTTGCAGGTTTAGTAGCATTAGCCATTGCAGCAAGTAGCTGGGTACTGGAAACCAATGAAAGCTACTGGATTTGGCACAG CATTTGGCACATGACAATATATacatcttccttcttcttcctatgCTCAAAAGAAAGTCCTGCAAGTACGGTAGATACTGAGAATCAGATACCACCGACTGGAGCCTATGAATTGACTCGACAAGATTCATTTTCAAGAGGTGAGTAA
- the LOC114822734 gene encoding uncharacterized protein has protein sequence MRIRKNAKVSPLLFTSHAPAAGDLHPHVCQLNRNPWDVIPLGPESDQWEVEESFYGGSFGDSIGAVESVASMRDATEERRLEMIEEPVAEDVEFEKDSNKAEGEMEVEEGRMGSMCCQRNDGRGWQCKKKAKQGQSFCNHHLSLLRSNYIVKANGNGNSRDNGINHNISSSKAPAAVSGVVQLENGGRRRRKKAKKESASNPYEFYYYSGFGPCRNRKRGCDKEREETKVVGEIATNTSSATTSPPPPPPHESGPRSPLSPIANGEFNYDDEDDDDELDGSGESGRRRMRKPVKERSLKSLM, from the exons ATGCGGATCAGGAAGAACGCCAAGGTCTCTCCCCTTCTGTTCACCTCGCATGCTCCAGCTGCTGGGGACCTCCATCCGCACGTGTGCCAGCTCAACCGGAACCCCTGGGATGTTATTCCTTTGGGACCGGAGTCCGACCAG TGGGAGGTCGAAGAGAGCTTTTACGGTGGGAGCTTCGGTGATTCAATCGGAGCTGTCGAGAG CGTGGCGTCAATGAGGGATGCCACGGAGGAAAGACGCTTGGAAATGATAGAAGAGCCCGTGGCGGAGGATGTCGAATTCGAAAAGGATTCGAATAAGGCGGAGGGCGAGATGGAGGTGGAAGAAGGGAGAATGGGCAGCATGTGCTGCCAACGGAACGACGGCCGTGGGTGGCAATGCAAGAAAAAAGCCAAGCAAGGGCAGTCCTTCTGCAACCACCACCTCTCCCTACTTCGATCGAACTACATTGTCAAGGCCAACGGGAATGGAAACAGTAGGGATAATGGAATTAATCACAACATTTCTTCGAGTAAGGCTCCTGCCGCGGTGAGTGGGGTGGTTCAGCTGGAAAATGGGGGCCGCCGCCGCCGGAAGAAGGCGAAGAAGGAATCCGCCTCTAACCCCTACGAGTTCTATTACTATTCGGGGTTTGGCCCGTGTCGGAACCGGAAGAGAGGCTGCGATAAAGAAAGGGAAGAGACCAAGGTCGTGGGTGAAATTGCTACTAATACCAGCTCTGCTACtacttctcctcctcctcctcctcctcatgaGAGCGGTCCTCGCTCACCCTTGTCTCCAATTGCGAATGGGGAATTCAATTATGACGAcgaggatgatgatgatgagctCGACGGCAGCGGCGAGAGCGGGAGGAGGCGGATGAGGAAGCCGGTGAAGGAAAGATCGCTCAAGTCCCTGATGTGA